Part of the Chaetodon trifascialis isolate fChaTrf1 chromosome 1, fChaTrf1.hap1, whole genome shotgun sequence genome, ATTTAGATTTAAAACCAAAGCTAATGTCGCACCATTTCCACCGTTAGCCGCCTCGCCTCCTCGCGACCGCAGACGGTTTACGAAACACGATAAAAGCTCCTCGTGGTTTCTTGGTTCAAAACATCAGCTTTTTGAGCGTTTAtagtgcagaaaatcacttcctgtcctccatctgcagctcgcaccacaacaaaagagcgacatcatctgcaaacagcctgttttaaagaaagagaaatggtCGCTCATGAAATCATGTTTATTAGCTCACGCGTGGAGCTGTGCTAACAGCGTTAGCCAGGACAACGCTCACAGTCACAGCTGTCGCTCAGAGTTAAAGCGCTCGTGCTCATTGGACGACAGCGGTCACGTGATCTTcaccttctgctcctcctgcaggtgatCTGGTGTCTCGAGCGATGCGTCACATGCAGCGTCTGCGCAGCTCGAGCCCGTCCGACAGCCCGGCCCGCTCGGCCAATCAGATGTCGGTATCCTGGGCCCCCGACGCCCTGCGGACGCTCTACTACTTCCTGTCCAGCCCACAGATGGAGTCGCTGGAAAATCCAAACCTGGAGCCTCCGAGCATGgagctgagcagagagaggtgtgtgtgtgtgtgtgtgtgtgtgtgtgtgtgtgtgtgtgtgtgtgtgtgtgtgtgtgtgtgtgtgtgtgtgtgtgtgtgtgtgtgtgtgtgtgtgtgtgtgtgtgtgtgtgtgtgtgtgtgtgtgtgtgtgtgtgtcggcggCAGAATGGAGGATGAACAGCTTCAGGTTTGGTgtgaaacctttaaaaaaactCAGTTGACTCACTGTGTTTCTTcatctttcagctgcagctcagagtctTCATCAGCTTCAGACGTGACAGCAGAGCAAATCTGACCCGCTGATGAATGCTGGGAAAAacacctgatgatgatgatgatgatgatgattattattattatcatcatcatcatcactgattttattttttcctccagctttgagtgtgtttggttaaaaaaatagagaaagatGGATTtcagatttaatgtttttatgaaaaGAATCAAACTTTATTCAGACTCCATGAATCTAAACAGTCAAACAATTTACTGGAttaaaaaatcctgaaaaatcTGTGAAAGACTCACAGAGTTAATCAGAGCGAGCAGAAACAGGATGAACGACGGCTTCTGCGCCTCCTCCAGGCCgttcctgctcctccctcctctcatggAGTGGATCCGCGTCGCCGTGGTGCACGCCGAACATCGCCGCAGCCTATTGGTGGACAGCGATGATGTCAGACAGACGGCCAGGCAGCTCCTCCCGGGATTGGACTGTGAGCCCAGACAGCTGAAGTGAGGAGCCAATCGGCAGCCAGTCGGCAGCACGTGCGTGACTCAGAGCGTCTGATGATGCAGAACCAGGCTGAgcttctgtctgcctgcaggtCCGAGTGCTGCTTCCAGTCCTGGAGGTGTGTGGACGCTGAAGCTGCTTCGGCGAAGTTCCGGCTGGGTTTGGGCTTCAGGATGCTGTCGTGCGGCCGAGCAGATCTGGTCCATCAGGCCACGCGGCTGCTGGGGGACGAGGGGGTGAACGCCACGGACGACCAGGTGAGGGGCGTGGCCTCCTGCTCACGGGTTATTTTGACGTATGTTTGTGCGAGCGGCTGATCCGAAGGTTTgacgctctgctcctgcaggggATGACTCCTCTGATGTACTCCTCAGCCGCCGGAGATGAAGCTCTGGTGCAGATGCTCATAGAAGCTGGAGCTCACCTGGACCTGCAGGTAAACACGCAGCTGCCGACTCAGCTGGAGAGCCCAGGTCACAGCTGGTTAGagcagttgcattgtgggaactCGCCTTCCTTACGGGGACAAGATCGTCAATGGaaacgtgcgtgtgtgtgtgtgtgtgtgtgtgtgcgtgcatgcatgcaggtcCCAGGCTGCTCTGGCAGACACCCCTCGGTTCACCCCGGCACTCGGCGCTGGGTGGCGCTGACGTTCGCCGTGCTGCACAGTCACCTGTCTGTGGCTCAGGTGAGTGCTGACACACGTCAGGTTCAAACATGGCGGCTCGATAGAAGACGCTCGGCTAAACTGTCTCCAACGGCGTCgtctcctcagctgctgctggaggccggAGCTGACGTGGAGGGAGGAGCCCTGCTGGACGGCCAGGAGAGCTCGGCCGAGACGCcgctgcagctggctgctgctgcaggtacCTGCTTACTGAACACCTGAGCGCGTTTGGTCACATCGACGCCTGCGTGTGTTCACCGTCTTCATCTTCTCAGGCTACTACGAGATGGTCAGCTTGCTGCTGTCGCACGGAGCCGACCCTCTGCTCAGAGTGCATCATGGGAACTCACCGCTGTGCGAGGACATGAACTGCTTCAGCTACGCTGCAGCACACGGACACAGGTGAGACGTTTGTCCCACCTTTAAAGTAATGTTTGTCCGTAGGACTGTTCTTCAAAACCAGTGTTATAAAAAGGTGAGACAGGCCTCCTGTCAATCATCTGCATGCAGCGCTGCACCTGTAGAACGTCGCTCTGATCTTTGAAGCAGAGGGCGGCTCAGCCTCACAGGTGAGCTGGAGCTTCAGGCGCTcacacaggtgcacacctgAAGTCCAGGATCCTGCAGGTGTTTCTCCTGTGACGTGGATCAGGATGCCGGCTCGCCTCATTCAAGCCTTTTTGTTTTCGTCTCCAGGAACGTCCtcaggaggctgctgctgcagccacagcacagGAAGGAGGACATCCTGTCCCTGGAGGAGATCCTGGCCGAAGGCGTGGAGGAGCCCGACCGCGACGCAAAAGCTGCAGACTCCCCGAGTCCAGTTCCCAGACTGTGTAGGGCCCGCATGAAGGCCCTGCAGCAGGCGGCCTATTACAGCGCAGAGCACGGCTACCTGGACGTTAGCATGGAGCTCAGAGAGATGGGTGAGACGGAGAGTCCGCGTCATgctttgattggttgattgaaaTCTAAACCAATCACGTCACACGTTTATATGGAAACACATAGTCTAGTCCAGCTGTCCAActgtccctctgctgctgcGTCCAGGTGTCCCCTGGAGGCTGCACACCTGGCTGCAGTCTCTCCACAGAGCCCAGCAGCTGTGCAGGGACAAAGCCACCGTCTCCCTCCTCGCAGAGTTCCCCTCCATCAGGACGGAGGACTACGGCCCCGAGCTCGTCTCCACAGGCGTCCCGCTCATGTTCAGCATGTTAGAGAGCAGCAAGGTACGGCTGagtgtccctctgtgtctgcgGCGCCGAGCGACGTCTTCATCAGTCCTCCTGAAACATGTCTTCTGTCTGCAACCTGAGTGGATAtctttagtttttattagtgacagctgtcagtctctGAGTCTGTCTTCAGTCTCTGGGTCTTTGAGTCTCTGAGTCTCTGAGTGTGTCTTCAGGCTCTGAGCCTCCGTCTGGACTTCctgtccctcttcctctgcaggacTACGTGATAACCAAGCGGCTGGCGTCCGTGTTGTCTCACTGCTACGGCGGCGTTCCCGTTCCTCCCGTCCCGCCCGTGGACGTCGCTCTGTCCACGCAGCTAGGTAAGCCACCGCCGGAGTCATGTGACCTTCCGCTGAGGATGAACACCTGAAGGACGCCTGCTCGTCTGTCCTCAGATATTCACTTCCTGAACAACCGGGAGATGTCGGACGTGACGTTCGTGGTGGACGGCCGTCCGTTCTTCGCTCAccgggtgctgctgctgtcggcGTCTGAACGGTCTGATCCGACTTATTGTCATTCTTAAAATATTACGTTCTGATAGACAAAacttaagattaaaaaaaagaagtcatgATGAGGAAGAAACGCAGTGTCTCATCTTCATCTCAGCTGACCAGAGTGTTCTTTAAACTTTTAAAGAAACACATTCAAAATGCGTCCTAAACGTCGCTCTCTGCTCTGACGTCAGCTTTCGACAGATGCTCTGCGACTCCCCCGACGACGTCATCCACGTCAGTCACATGACCTACAGCACCTTCCAGGTAGGACGCGCTCGCCGTCTGTCCTCTGGTGTGACCTTTGCTCCGTCAGCGGGTGGATGCTGacgtgtgttttcctctgcagatgatgatgaagtctCTGTACTGCGGGGGGACAGAGGGACTGACCGTCTCACACTCTGAGGCCACGAAGGTAAAAGCACTCACCTGCCGCAGGTGCAGACGTCTGCGTCCACCTGTCAGATCATTGCGACGCTGATATTTCAGCCTGTATGAAGCTCCATCAGTGGACGCTTCGCCTGCTCCTTGTTTCTAATTACAACCAGATCAGGACGTCTGACAGTCCCACAGCGCCACCGTGAGACCAGCGCGCCGCACCGCACTCACGCTCACATCAGTCAATTCCTGTTTCCTTCTCGTCTTCCTCTGACTTCTGAAATATTTGCGGCTCTTCTCgacgtctctgtctgtccttcagctGCTGCCCGCCGCCTCGTACTTCCAGCTcagaggtctgcagagaagctgTGAGATGAAGCTGTCCCAGAGTCTGACGGTGGACGCCGCCGTCAGCGTCTACCTGACGGCGCAGGTACGACGACGCTTCAGAGCGCTGAAATCCTCTCGTCTGGTTTCTTCTTCCTGCTCGTGCTCACGAGGACGtgtcttctgtctgcagctcatccgtctctctctttcagcgCCTCGGAGCAGCTGAACTCTGCAGGTTTTGTGAAGGATTCTTCCTGCAGAACATGGACCGGCTCCTGGACCGGGAGGACTTCCACCGCCTGCTGCTGGGCGCCGCGGGTCGGGAGGCGCTCTGCCCGGGGACGAGCGCCCGGGACAGGGACCCGCCGGTCCTGCTGAGGGTTCT contains:
- the LOC139328528 gene encoding ankyrin repeat and BTB/POZ domain-containing protein 2-like, with the protein product MSSGVLVKALEDLSLDSGYVPGDPCPSLSLSSSGRSAQSQAHSCTPHRGTWWQHAGSLYSRNGSWDTVSTLPEDAADILAKCPCLPELEDYPWTEQELWEVVGRVAGSDASFTGEAVHRLSVVLRRALVRVSREAQRLSELHRRCTRLEVQSAVRLVLSWGLAEKCISSAVKAVSLHCMSSGDDARQRSKSSRCGLTLSVGRFFRWMVETRVSVRVHEYAAVCLAASVESLMEEVVGRALQAARLTAEEEEERVGGLTCCPVTVELLEGAVNNDAELWGLLQVYEHLICGKNANGELSLPAHVSPYTKVPEDSMESREDAYIQLELRTLEQALLATCVGSIAELSDLVSRAMRHMQRLRSSSPSDSPARSANQMSVSWAPDALRTLYYFLSSPQMESLENPNLEPPSMELSRERPFLLLPPLMEWIRVAVVHAEHRRSLLVDSDDVRQTARQLLPGLDCEPRQLKSECCFQSWRCVDAEAASAKFRLGLGFRMLSCGRADLVHQATRLLGDEGVNATDDQGMTPLMYSSAAGDEALVQMLIEAGAHLDLQVPGCSGRHPSVHPGTRRWVALTFAVLHSHLSVAQLLLEAGADVEGGALLDGQESSAETPLQLAAAAGYYEMVSLLLSHGADPLLRVHHGNSPLCEDMNCFSYAAAHGHRNVLRRLLLQPQHRKEDILSLEEILAEGVEEPDRDAKAADSPSPVPRLCRARMKALQQAAYYSAEHGYLDVSMELREMGVPWRLHTWLQSLHRAQQLCRDKATVSLLAEFPSIRTEDYGPELVSTGVPLMFSMLESSKDYVITKRLASVLSHCYGGVPVPPVPPVDVALSTQLDIHFLNNREMSDVTFVVDGRPFFAHRVLLLSASERFRQMLCDSPDDVIHVSHMTYSTFQMMMKSLYCGGTEGLTVSHSEATKLLPAASYFQLRGLQRSCEMKLSQSLTVDAAVSVYLTAQRLGAAELCRFCEGFFLQNMDRLLDREDFHRLLLGAAGREALCPGTSARDRDPPVLLRVLEAALVHRLSVLHAACRG